In the genome of Deinococcus sedimenti, the window TCTGTTTCGTGAGTCTGGAGCACACCGGGGGGCGTGCCGCTCACCCGACCCTGTCGGATCGGCCTTTGCTTCTCAAGCATCTTCCGTTGTCATGCTTCGCGGAACTTGGAGGTTCCGGTGCGCTTTCCCGGAGCGAACTCCGTTCAGCGACTTATGAAGTGTACCGATTCTTTTCAAATCTGTCAACCATCTGCTCATTCAACTTGAGCTTCGGTGACTCAGGTACGGGTCCGCTCCTCCGTTCTGCAACGTCGGCCTTCCCCTTCCCTGGATACACCTGCCACCCGCAGTTCACGTCCCAGGGGACGCTAACCGCCAGCAAGGCAGGCCTCAGACCTTATCCCTTCCCTGACAGGCTGTCAAGGGCTGGCGCGAGACTTTACAGGATGGCATCCGAAACATGCGAGCGGGAGGAGCACCCGGCCCCTCCCGCTTCCAGTAGGACTTCTTATCCAGCCCGGCCCAGTCGACCCGCGATAATGCCCGGCGCGTGCTCGGCGGCCATGCGGACCAGGATGCCCATCTTGTGCGGGTTGGCTTCCAGGTCGATTCTCAGGCCCAGGTCGGCGGCGGCCTCGCTGCACGCCGGGCCGATGCTGACGACGACCAGGCGGTTCAGGCCCGCGCGGGCTTCTTCCAGCAGGCCGAGTTTCTCGGCGTACTTCAGGAAGTGCAGGATCTGCGTGCCGCTGGACAGCAGCAGGATGTCCGGCCCGCCCAGGACCACGTCGCGCACGGCCTTCGCCAGCAGGGTGGGGTCCTGCGGGAAGGCGCAGCGGTACACCGGGACGCTGGTCACGCGGATCCCGGCGTAGCCGAGTTCGCGCAGCATCGCGCCGGGGATCGCCTCGCCGTACTCGAGGATCACGGCGTGCTGCCCGCGCGTGAGGGTCGCCATGAGGTGCTCGGTGACCTCGTGCCAGGTGCTGGGTTTGGGCACCTGCACGCTGCTCAGGCCGAAGGTCTTCAGCGCCTGGGCGGGCTTGTTGCCGCGCGACACGAACGGCACGCCCTGCAGGGTTTCGAGGTGACGGGGGTCACGGGCGGCGAGTTCCTTGAGGAACATGCGGGTG includes:
- a CDS encoding uroporphyrinogen-III synthase; amino-acid sequence: MDWFAGLNVLSLESRRSEEMETLIRKYGGVPHVAPSMREMKLDLTGPLAQFERDLLAGDIHAVACLTGVGTRMFLKELAARDPRHLETLQGVPFVSRGNKPAQALKTFGLSSVQVPKPSTWHEVTEHLMATLTRGQHAVILEYGEAIPGAMLRELGYAGIRVTSVPVYRCAFPQDPTLLAKAVRDVVLGGPDILLLSSGTQILHFLKYAEKLGLLEEARAGLNRLVVVSIGPACSEAAADLGLRIDLEANPHKMGILVRMAAEHAPGIIAGRLGRAG